The genome window ggagcggtacgcgcctggccaatgctattgaagggcgggtcttggcgtggccgtAGTGGGATTTGTAATATGGCGAGCGGCACCGGGAGCTGGACGgccgctgctgaaggcttccctgcggactgcaaacgtgtgaagtcaggaagacgttttgtcagggggaaaaactgatcagaaattgtaaagaaaatgtaacggaactttgtagaaatgtagtggagtagaaagtatagataattgctgcaaaatgtaacgaagtaaaagtcaaaagtatgcactattgatcgtacttaagtaaagtacagatacgtgaaaaatgtacttaagtacagtaacgatgtatttgtacttcgttacattccaccactgctaccACTTCGCTAACTGGTTGtgtcatacagtacagtattaagCTGTGTCTTGCATTTATATTAACCTTTTTTCTTCCAGGCGGAACGGGAACACCTGTTGTGGCAGGTAACGCACGTTGACAGCTGCTGAATCATCAGTCTTTAAAGAATTAAAGTCTACTTTCTAACCCGCAGGCTCAGAAGGGTGAGTGAAGATGAGTTGAGTATGTTGAAATCATAAATCAAGAGGGTGGAGAATATCTTCTATGCAGTATATTTCATGAACTGAAAAGAAAGGAATGTAAAAGAGATGACATTAAACGAATGATTGTTGGGATAATATTAGTagctaatactgtatctgaagtctcttttatatagaccttagtggtccctaatactgtatctgaagtctcttttatatagaccttagtggtcccctaatactgtatctgaagtatctttatataggccttagtggtcccctaatactgtatctgaagtctctttcccgaaattcagccttggtgcagaattacagccactagagcaggggtctcaaACCCGCGGCTCGGGAGCCAATTGAGGCCCGCGGGCTGATATTTTGTGGCccccctacttgacatcaaagtttagtgtCAGTGCGGCCCGTGCGTTGTTCTGAAATGCACCTTTTTGCTGAGTCGTTGCGTGTGCTGCGCTTGccacgcttttattttatttgtttatcacttacgggctaccatagctagtctcgtgactgcggcgtttgttgtcaacggaagtatcaacgttagtcacgtctctctcaaaacgtgccatgaagagaaaggttggcgatgatcatccatcttcttccgcttatccggtaacgggtcgcgggggtagcagctccagcaggggaccccaaacttccctttcccgagccacattaaccagctccgactgggggatcccgaggcgttcccaggccaggttggagatataatccctccacctagtcctgggtcttccccgaggcctcctcccagctggacgtgcctggaaaacctccctagggaggcgcccagggggcatccttaccagatacccgaaccacctcaactggctcctttcgacgcgaaggagcagcggctctactccgagctcctcacggatgactgagcttctcaccctatctctaagggtgacgccagccaccctcctgaggaaacccatttcggccactTGTACAGGTTGGCGATGAGCACAGGCAATTTCACTGAAAGTGGGAGACGGAATATTTTGTTATCGAGCACAGGAGCACCCCTACATGTCtcatacacacagagaaagttgcGGCGTACAAGGAACATGACATCAGACGTCATTACTcaactagacatgctgaggagtatacaacataccagggagagaagagaaagaactgggtcgccaatcttaaaaaatgtcttttgaggcaacaagatttatttaagaaagcaaacaaagaatacttttgttgaatacttgacgcggcccagcctgacccacactCTACCTCGAGCGGCCCCCAGCtaaattgagtttgagacccctgcactagagccagtcccacaatgagctttccttatgtgccatttctgtctgtagctttaaatgctattgaggaggagggggggggggggcaaggtggaggggtgGCCtagaccaactgccactttgcttgttttcaagccatgatgtctctctctttctcatgggtgagccaaattctctgggcgggcaaacaaaagagaaaggagaggtaACCTTtacccttatgacgtcataaagggaagattccagatcagcccatctgagctttcattttctcaaaggcagagcaggatacccagggctcggtttacacctatcaccatttctagccactgggggaccataagcaggctgggggaactcatattaatgttaaaaaagacattttgacatttttcccatgacattttcatgccatgggaccttttaacaAAACATCTTTCTTGTTTTCTGAGACTCACGCACAACTGGAGATGATTTGATCTTAACAAAACCCAGAAGGGAAAGTCACATTGTGTCGTCCCCACCGCCCAGGGTGTAACCTCTGGAAAACAATGGTAGGAAACTGCTGCTTGTTGATCCGTTGATTCTCCTGACGATCAACAACAGACGCATTGGCACTGTTCATGCATAAAACCAGCAGAGAAGACATTGAGAAAACAAGTGAGTCATGCTGATGACAGTAACTTGTTTTCCAGCCCAGAAAACATTAAaaggtaactaccgtttttttttttttttccaacctggaccctatgttcctatgtgtttgtgtctaagtgactgatgggaacaacaatctttgacattggtccagtattaagtgagatcgctgcagtcggcagcagagaaacaagctacaatgtaagttaattaatagtgcaattgtccagcttgtatttaccttcacaaaagtgcagttttttgctgctgacagactcagattattattctaagtgcaTGACAACAATagtgattttagaccctttttttgacacctttttgtcacctttttgacgcctttttgacgcctttttgcctttttgtcacctttttgacacttttttgttgccttttttgttgcctttttgccaccttttcgacacttttttgtcgcctttttgacacttttttgtcacctttttgtcacctttttgacacttttttgatgccttttttgttgcctttttgttgccttttttgttgcctttttgtcgcctttttgttgcctttttgttgcctttttgacgcctttttgacacttttttgtcacctttttgttgcctttttgacgcctttttgacgcctttttgacgcctttttgacacttttttgtcacctttttgtcacctttttgacgcctttttgttgcctttttgacgcctttttgacgcctttttgacgcctttttgacgtctttttgacgccttttatgacacttttttgtcatctttttgtcaccttttgtcgtctttttgtcacctttctgTCGCTTTTTAGTAGtggtatgttccctgtgtacagcagtcaATGtactgctgacagtaataaatacgtagACTACATATCTTTTTGCAGCTATATGTACGTTTGGTTCATGAGGACAGCCTGTAATATTTGAATAAAAAGCTGTTCTGATGTACTGGTAGCTTTTGTTGCTACTAGTTAAAGTTGCTCTGCTGGAAGAGTAAATTATCTACAATGACTAGGCCTATTATAAATGATGCATGCAGCAGCTAGTTCAGATTATTAGCCCCTGCAGCCATTTCCTTTCTGTTGCCAAGATTCAGGGGAATAACAACAATAAACGGTTCTTTTCAATAAAAGCCAGTCGCCGTTTGATGACTTTCATCttgaaaaatgttgacatttcttTCCAGATGTGGCACCCCGTGCCCAAAAGTTGTCCTCAAATAACCTGTGCGATTCAGCGGCCAGATGTCAGTGCTGAGgaagttttttttacaacacaACAGACCAATGGCACGTTGTTACTTTTTACCAGTTGGATGTCACACTGTGAACTTAAGTGACCTGCTCTAATCAAAGTTTTTATGACGGTACGTCATAATCTTTATTGTCACGGTTAAAGGGTAAccaccgtttttttcaacctggaccctatttgtgtttgtgagtgatgagaacaacaatctctgacattggtccagtattaagcaagatcgctgcagaagaaaagcggagaaacaagctataatgtaagttaataggacaaatgtgcagcttgtatttaccttcacaaaagtgcttgttttgctgcTGACGGACTCAGATTATTactctaagtgtctgacaacattatggaaagtatccctacagagatagacctttaaaacctctttgagacctttctgtttaaccagaaacagctctgaaatcGCTAgctctaaacccaccagactccatttaaaaaacaatacttttagtgtgtatagagccaacatattgtCACATGTGAAtaggtaaactatgtgtttatttcaaccaaaactagagttgtgatggttggaaaagtggaaagacgacccaaaacggcttttaatggttttatttagtttctgtcgactttgaatgaagtgtattttacgacgcttaaattactgtttatttacatggagtctggtgggtttagcgaacgcaattgcACAGATGTttttaggtttaaaaaaaggatcttactctttaacagaaaggtcgacctccttagaaatcatttccataaacacacaacacaaaaaaaaaaaacccttcaAAATGGTCAcggttaaagggtaactaccgtttttttcaacctggaccctatgtttcCTATgagtttgtgtctaagtgactgatgaaaacaatctctgacattggtccagtattaagagagatcgctgcagtcggcagcagagaaacaagctacaatgtaagttaatagggtgattgtccagcttgtattttttattactctttatttacatggagtctggtgggtttagcgaacgcaattgcACAGCTGTTTTTATCTTCAAAAAAAGGatcttagaaatcctttccataaacacacaacacaaaaaaaccttcaaaatgttttaataattcgtcaaataagaaaaaacataaattaaaaagtcaaatGTATAGAGAAAATGTCCCCTACTACTACTCAACTAAATGCTGCAACTGATgattcttatttttattattgattgatCTAGTGTCAAACATAAGGCCCGAGGGCCAAATCTGGCCACTCGCactttgatccggcccgcatatcaatttaggttctcAATAAATTTCGGCCCTCCTAGTTTTTAAATCGCttcttttgaagtttttgtcacttttgctgacatttttagacatttttcacCACATTTATGCcactttctctgtctgtttttaaagttgttttttatgcTTTCTCCTATGATgactaaggaacttttttgtttttttgggggctttatgAGGCCCAAACTGTACGTGAGAAAgctatgagacatgcaatagatattagacttttttttcaaaataaaagcatgtcagtaaACTAAACATGTCTGCCCTTAGAGGGCCTTTTTTTATCCAAAAAACCCAAAACATTCAGTTAACAGATACAAACAGAGCCAAGAGACTGATGTGTGTCTTTACTTTATGCATAACTTAACAATCATAATAGTTGCTGATTGATTAATCGACTACAAGCAAGCAGCCCACATTCATGTTAAATAAACTCCAGAATATAAGCAACAGGTTTAAAaacaatccacacacacacacacacacagagacatacatacacacacacactcagagagacatacacacacacacatacagagacagacagacacacacagagacatacatacacacacacagacacacacacacagagacatacacacacacacagagagagacacacacacacactctctctctcaaacgaagacatgcagtcacacacaaacacacacctactcacaccattacacacacacacacacacacacacacacacacacacacacacacacacacacacacacacacacaaagagacacacacacacacacacacacacacacactctccagcAGAAACTCTGCTTCTGCGCATGCTCAGTAAGCAGCAggtagaacaaaaaaaaattgtcctGGGATCAGTTCTGTGTGTCTAAATGTGcacaaacatcacacacacaggcaccaaCAGCTTATCTGCTTCTGCGCATGCTCAGTAAGCAGCAGGTTGAACAAAAACTGTCCTGGGATCAGTTCCGTGTGTCTAAATCAGCACTAACATCACACACGTTCTCTTAATCCATCCACGACATTACACACAAGGGCTCCAACAGCTCCTCTGCTTCTGCGCATGCTCAGTAGGCCCTCATGGCCGCGCTCCCCCGGTGATCTCAGTACTAATGTATCTGTCCTGGGTTTCTCtcttcccctcctcccccccccccccccgtcccgCCATCGCCATCGCCATCAGCTCTCGGGCTTGTCCTTGTTGGGGCCCATGAACTCCACTCCGTCGATCGGGATGTCCTTCTCCTTGATGGCCTTCTGCACGCACCGCTGGTACTTCCGGAAGGTCTCGGTGCACGGGTCGCCGCTCCGGTCCCCCTTTAGGAACTTCTCGGCGAACCAGCGGTTGAAGCACTGGTCGTACTCCCGCTTCAGGTCGGTGCAGGCTTCCCCGACGCTGTTCATGTCCGACGGCGTGTAGCTAACTTTCCCCTCCCCCGAAAACAGAAAGATGGAGggctttctttttgtttatatattcCAAAAACGCAGCAACAACGCTGTCAACAGGAACACTCGTTGACTCTCCTTGAAAACGGCATGATGTGATTGGCCGGTTCGAGAGCGCCTTCGAACGTAATGGCGTCACTACGCGTCAGAGATATTGCGGTGAGATGGAGCAATCACTCTGTTCTAatttcttttttagttttcaCTCGCTAAATGTAATTCAACCACAAACCATCTTAACATCGAACTGTAAGATAATCATGAactgatttatattttttttgtattcttctATATAGTTATTATAGTTGGTTTATAGTCTagttatttaattttaattttaaaattattttttatttttattttatttttttaattttaattttaattcattttgtttttgtgttgtttttatgttcTGACTGCCtgtatttgaatgttgcataaatagttttttttgctCTCAGACATTGGTATTTGTACGTATATGGCATTAATTGTAATGGTTGATGAATAAAGTTAATTATTTAAAGGAAAGTGTGTGTTTTGCAAAAATGTTCATGTTTGAAATCATTTTTAGTTAGATATTGAATGTTTCTTTAAGATTTTCAGATTTTCTtctaagaaaaaaagagatatttttatgattttaatgatattgattgaaaaaaatacttttattttgaaaaagaaaatttattttgaaaaaaaagtttattttgaacctctattttatagatttctaaacatttttacacacacacaaatgcaaatgGGTGAAAAAATAAACCACACATACaactatattaaaatatattgaaACATTAGCAATAATCCCAGAGGAACGACTTATTTTATGAACGTGTGTTTATGCGTTAAATGAGTGGTGGTTAGATATTGAATGTTTCTTTTAAGATGTTCAGATTTtcttttaagaaaaaagattttttttttaatgatttgaaTGATattgattgaaaaaaaacttttattttgaaaaaatatttttattttgaaaatatacttttattttgaaatctctTTATTTTATAGATTCTACATTCACGAATGCAAATGAGTGAAAACAGAAACCACAcatacaatttattttaaatatttttaaacaatacatcggcagaaaaaaatatatttttaatgtcTTTAATTCCGAGTTTTGTCGCGTCTTTTTTGTGTTATATTGTGTACTTTTGtatactttacattacattatacaataaAGATGTTTTAAATCCCTGAGGAATCAagttttgtgtatttttagtTTGATTATTATACTCAGATACAATCAATGAttataatacttttgtacttttacttgagtacatatttgaaagcaggacttttacttgtaaccgAGTATTTATACACTGTACTATTACAACTTATACTTAAAAGATCTTCTTCTAATCAATCTATAAACCAGTGTATCTGTAACTGGTCTgtaattttgaagaaaaaaaaaaaaagacgcagagtgagacctctttctCTCATGACACCAACCGCCCCCCAAAACCCGCGAGAGTTCCCCCAGCTTTTCGAAATCTCGCGGCTCTCCAAGAAGACGTGAGAAGCGTCAGACTAATCGAAATAAGGGGatatttacttttattaatCAACTTATAAGATATAAATCAGAAGCGGGAGGTCAAACGGGTAAGTATCAACCGCGGAGCTTATTAAGTAACATTTGATTGCCGTTGTTTGGGAGATATCCATTCAAATAACGTTAGCATGCTTTGCTAGGCCTGATTGTTATGGCCTGGATGCTTCGCCGCTGCTAGCTTAGCCGTTAGCGTTTCTTTTTAGCAATTCAAACTTTAGTGAAGCggttttgtgttttatgtgctTTCA of Sander lucioperca isolate FBNREF2018 chromosome 5, SLUC_FBN_1.2, whole genome shotgun sequence contains these proteins:
- the triap1 gene encoding TP53-regulated inhibitor of apoptosis 1; this encodes MNSVGEACTDLKREYDQCFNRWFAEKFLKGDRSGDPCTETFRKYQRCVQKAIKEKDIPIDGVEFMGPNKDKPES